A region of Micromonospora chokoriensis DNA encodes the following proteins:
- a CDS encoding DMT family transporter, translating into MLPIVLATVAAVAFGIADFSGGKASRRANPIAVTVVSQLLSVPLLVVLVMAVPGTPTVGDIAWGLLAGVAGAGGVMLLYRALAGGMMAVVAPVTAITAAVVPIIAGLFTASFPGALALTGAGLAVLAIALVSLGESGERTGVPSRLVGLALAAGALFGVFFTLLGQADESAGMWPVAAVRASSIAVGLALAAGTGVRLRLERRVLGWAAVAGLLDSAANGLFLAAAARGHLSVIAAIAALYPASTVLLALAVDRERLRPVQVAGLGFAAGALVLASL; encoded by the coding sequence ATGCTCCCCATTGTCCTGGCAACGGTGGCCGCCGTCGCGTTCGGCATCGCCGACTTCTCCGGCGGCAAGGCGTCCCGTCGTGCCAATCCGATCGCCGTGACCGTCGTCTCCCAACTCCTGAGCGTTCCACTGCTGGTCGTACTCGTGATGGCGGTGCCCGGCACCCCGACCGTCGGTGACATCGCCTGGGGCCTGCTCGCCGGGGTGGCTGGCGCCGGCGGCGTCATGCTGCTCTACCGGGCCCTCGCCGGCGGAATGATGGCCGTCGTGGCGCCGGTCACCGCCATCACCGCCGCAGTGGTGCCGATCATCGCCGGCCTGTTCACCGCGTCCTTCCCCGGTGCCCTGGCGCTCACCGGCGCGGGCCTCGCGGTGCTGGCGATCGCCCTGGTCAGCCTGGGGGAGAGTGGCGAGCGAACGGGCGTACCGTCCCGGCTCGTCGGGCTCGCCCTCGCCGCTGGCGCGCTCTTCGGCGTCTTCTTCACCCTCCTCGGCCAGGCCGACGAGAGCGCCGGCATGTGGCCGGTGGCGGCGGTACGCGCCAGCTCGATCGCTGTCGGCCTCGCGCTGGCCGCCGGCACCGGCGTGCGCCTGCGACTGGAACGGCGGGTGCTGGGCTGGGCGGCGGTTGCCGGTCTGCTGGACAGTGCCGCCAACGGGCTCTTCCTGGCCGCGGCTGCCCGTGGCCACCTGAGCGTCATCGCGGCGATCGCTGCGCTCTACCCGGCCAGCACCGTCCTGCTGGCGTTGGCCGTCGACCGGGAGCGGCTGCGCCCGGTCCAGGTCGCCGGGCTCGGGTTCGCGGCCGGGGCCCTGGTGTTGGCCAGCCTCTGA
- a CDS encoding carbon-nitrogen hydrolase family protein: MRVAVCQLNARDDRKANLAAAEVLLERAAAGGADLAVLPEYVDYLGPAAGLPDPEPVDGEVGSFFAEVARRLGIWLVAGSFHEAGPDPEHTWNTSLVFDRSGSLAASYRKIHLYDVEIPGRVSYLESASVAPGVQPVVVDVEGLRVGLSICYDLRFPELYRLLATDGGAHLLVVPAAFMMHTGRDHWEVLLRARAIENQCFVAAAGQTGDHEPGRTCFGRSMVVDPWGTVLTQLPDGPGVSVVDLDLDRLATIRAELPSLANRRL, translated from the coding sequence ATGCGTGTCGCCGTCTGCCAGCTGAACGCCCGGGACGACCGCAAGGCCAACCTGGCCGCCGCGGAGGTCCTGCTGGAACGCGCGGCGGCGGGTGGCGCGGACCTGGCCGTCCTCCCCGAGTACGTCGACTACCTCGGCCCGGCCGCCGGGCTGCCCGACCCGGAACCGGTGGACGGGGAGGTCGGCAGCTTCTTCGCCGAGGTCGCCCGCCGGCTCGGGATCTGGTTGGTCGCCGGCTCGTTCCACGAGGCCGGTCCGGACCCGGAGCACACCTGGAACACGTCGCTGGTCTTCGACCGCAGCGGCAGCCTGGCCGCGAGCTACCGAAAGATCCATCTGTACGACGTGGAGATCCCCGGTCGGGTCTCCTATCTGGAGTCCGCATCCGTCGCGCCCGGGGTCCAACCGGTGGTGGTGGACGTCGAGGGCCTTCGGGTCGGCCTGTCGATCTGCTACGACCTGCGCTTCCCGGAGCTGTACCGGCTGCTCGCCACCGACGGGGGCGCACACCTGCTGGTGGTGCCGGCGGCCTTCATGATGCACACCGGGCGGGACCACTGGGAGGTCCTGCTTCGGGCCCGGGCCATCGAGAACCAGTGCTTCGTGGCGGCGGCGGGCCAAACCGGCGACCACGAGCCGGGCCGTACCTGCTTCGGTCGCAGCATGGTGGTCGACCCGTGGGGGACGGTCCTCACCCAGCTACCGGACGGCCCTGGCGTGTCGGTCGTCGACCTGGACCTCGACCGCCTCGCCACGATCCGGGCCGAGCTGCCCAGCCTGGCGAACCGTCGGCTGTAG
- a CDS encoding valine--tRNA ligase, whose product MTERLDAQRPDAPTLAGQYQPGEVEQRRYEQWVAGGHFRASADSDKPPFTIVIPPPNVTGSLHMGHALDHTVQDALVRRKRMQGFEALWLPGMDHAGIATQNVVERQLAAQGLSRHDLGREKFVERVWQWKAESGGAILGQMRRLGDSVDWDRERFTMDEGLSRAVQTIFKKLYDDGLIYRANRIINWCPRCLTALSDIEVEHTDDDGELVSIRYSDEVVVATTRAETMLGDTAVAVHPDDERYQHLIGTEVELPLTGRRIPIVADAHVDPSFGTGMVKVTPAHDPNDFEIGQRHDLPALTVMDERGVITVPGPFEGLDRFEARPAIVAALREQGLIVAEKRPYVHAVGHCSRCKTTVEPRLSLQWFVNTAPLAQAAGDAVRDGRVRIEPAELAKRYFAWVDNMHDWCISRQLWWGHRIPVWYGPAGEIVCVGPDETPPTGEGWHQDEDVLDTWFSSGLWPFSTLGWPEQTPELAKFYPTSVLVTGYDILFFWVARMMMFGLYAMDGRPPFDVVALHGMVRDQFGKKMSKSFGNVVDPLDWIDRYGADATRFTLARGGNPGQDVPVSEEWCQGSRNFCNKLWNATRFALMNGAHTTGDLPPVEQLSTVDRWVLSRLAHVTAEVDEQFEAYEFAKVCDLLYHFAWDDVCDWYVELSKPVLAEGGERAEVSRRVLGHVLDQLLRLLHPVIPFVTEELWLALTGGETVQAAAWPVADRALVDDAAEAELASVQRVVTEIRRFRSDQGLRPTQRVAARLDGLAGAGIAAHEPLIRSLVRLDPAGDDFQASATLAMPGEVGVALDTRGSIDVAAERARLTKDRAAAEKEVAQARAKLDNPAFVGKAPEPVVAKIRDRLATAEADLVRIDAALETLSS is encoded by the coding sequence GTGACCGAGAGACTGGATGCCCAACGCCCCGACGCCCCGACCCTTGCCGGCCAGTACCAGCCCGGTGAGGTAGAGCAGCGACGGTACGAGCAGTGGGTAGCCGGCGGGCACTTCCGGGCCTCCGCCGACAGCGACAAGCCTCCCTTCACCATCGTCATCCCGCCGCCGAACGTCACCGGTTCGCTGCACATGGGCCACGCCCTGGACCACACGGTGCAGGACGCCCTGGTGCGACGGAAGCGGATGCAGGGCTTCGAGGCGCTGTGGCTGCCGGGCATGGACCACGCCGGCATCGCCACGCAGAACGTCGTCGAGCGGCAGCTCGCCGCCCAGGGGCTGTCCCGACACGACCTGGGTCGGGAGAAGTTCGTCGAGCGGGTCTGGCAGTGGAAGGCCGAGTCCGGTGGCGCCATCCTGGGCCAGATGCGTCGCCTCGGCGACTCCGTCGACTGGGACCGTGAGCGCTTCACCATGGACGAGGGCCTGTCCCGGGCCGTCCAGACGATCTTCAAGAAGCTGTACGACGACGGTCTGATCTACCGGGCCAACCGGATCATCAACTGGTGCCCGCGCTGCCTGACCGCGCTCTCCGACATCGAGGTCGAGCACACCGACGACGACGGCGAGCTCGTCTCGATCCGCTACAGCGACGAGGTCGTGGTGGCCACCACCCGGGCCGAGACGATGCTCGGCGACACCGCGGTGGCGGTGCACCCGGACGACGAGCGCTACCAGCACCTGATCGGCACCGAGGTCGAGCTGCCGTTGACCGGCCGACGGATCCCGATCGTCGCCGACGCGCACGTCGACCCGTCCTTCGGCACCGGCATGGTGAAGGTGACGCCCGCGCACGACCCGAACGACTTCGAGATCGGCCAGCGGCACGACCTGCCCGCGCTGACCGTGATGGACGAGCGCGGTGTGATCACCGTGCCCGGCCCGTTCGAGGGGCTGGACCGGTTCGAGGCGCGGCCCGCGATCGTCGCGGCGTTGCGGGAGCAGGGTCTGATCGTCGCCGAGAAGCGCCCGTACGTGCACGCGGTCGGGCACTGCTCGCGCTGCAAGACGACTGTGGAGCCGCGGCTGTCGCTGCAGTGGTTCGTCAACACCGCCCCGCTCGCGCAGGCCGCCGGTGACGCGGTGCGCGACGGCCGGGTCCGCATCGAGCCGGCCGAGTTGGCCAAGCGCTACTTCGCCTGGGTCGACAACATGCACGACTGGTGCATCTCCCGCCAGCTGTGGTGGGGGCACCGCATCCCGGTCTGGTACGGCCCGGCGGGCGAGATCGTCTGCGTCGGCCCGGACGAGACGCCGCCGACCGGTGAGGGCTGGCACCAGGACGAGGACGTCCTGGACACCTGGTTCTCCAGCGGCCTGTGGCCGTTCTCCACCCTCGGCTGGCCTGAGCAGACCCCGGAACTGGCGAAGTTCTACCCGACCAGTGTGCTGGTCACCGGGTACGACATCCTGTTCTTCTGGGTCGCCCGGATGATGATGTTCGGCCTGTACGCGATGGACGGCCGACCGCCGTTCGACGTGGTCGCGTTGCACGGCATGGTGCGCGACCAGTTCGGCAAGAAGATGTCGAAGTCGTTCGGCAACGTGGTCGACCCGCTGGACTGGATCGACAGGTACGGCGCCGACGCCACCCGGTTCACCCTCGCTCGGGGCGGCAACCCCGGCCAGGACGTGCCGGTCAGCGAGGAGTGGTGCCAGGGCTCGCGGAACTTCTGCAACAAGCTCTGGAACGCCACCCGGTTCGCCCTGATGAACGGCGCGCACACGACCGGCGACCTGCCGCCCGTCGAGCAGCTCTCCACCGTCGACCGGTGGGTCCTGTCCCGGCTGGCGCACGTCACCGCCGAGGTCGACGAGCAGTTCGAGGCGTACGAGTTCGCGAAGGTGTGCGACCTGCTCTACCACTTCGCCTGGGACGACGTCTGTGACTGGTACGTCGAGCTGAGCAAGCCGGTGCTCGCCGAGGGCGGTGAGCGGGCGGAGGTCAGCCGCCGGGTGCTCGGGCACGTGCTCGACCAGCTGCTGCGGCTGCTGCACCCGGTCATCCCGTTCGTCACCGAGGAGCTGTGGCTCGCGTTGACGGGCGGCGAGACGGTGCAGGCCGCTGCCTGGCCGGTGGCCGACCGCGCGCTGGTCGACGACGCCGCCGAGGCCGAGCTGGCGAGCGTGCAGCGGGTGGTCACCGAGATCCGTCGATTCCGTTCGGACCAGGGGCTGCGTCCGACGCAGCGGGTGGCGGCCCGCCTCGACGGGCTGGCCGGTGCGGGCATCGCTGCCCACGAGCCGCTGATCCGTTCACTGGTCCGGCTGGACCCGGCGGGTGACGACTTCCAGGCCAGCGCCACGCTGGCCATGCCCGGCGAGGTGGGTGTCGCGTTGGACACCCGGGGGTCGATCGACGTGGCCGCCGAGCGGGCCCGGCTGACCAAGGACCGTGCGGCTGCCGAGAAGGAGGTCGCGCAGGCGCGGGCGAAGCTCGACAACCCCGCCTTCGTCGGCAAGGCCCCCGAGCCGGTGGTCGCCAAGATCCGTGACCGGCTCGCCACCGCCGAGGCCGACCTGGTCCGGATCGACGCTGCTCTGGAGACACTGTCCTCGTGA
- a CDS encoding bifunctional folylpolyglutamate synthase/dihydrofolate synthase yields MTDRTDFAAAEAELNARGFTRMVFELDRIESLLDLLGSPQRAYPSIHLTGTNGKTSTARMIDSLLRAFGLHTGRYTSPHLETVRERISLDGEPVSEERFASVYQEIKPLAELVDARSDEPLTYFDMTTALAFATFADAPVDIAVVEVGLGGAEDATNVIQAGVCVITPIGLDHTEWLGDTLQDIALAKAGIIHPGATVIAAAQEEEAARPLLERCAEVGATIAREGGEFGVLRRAVAVGGQVLSIQGLGGVYDDVFVPLHGAHQAQNAAVALAAVEAFLGAGARRQLDIEAVREGFASASSPGRLERVRSAPTVLLDGAHNPHGMAATVTALQEEFAFSKLVAVVGVLADKDAEALLELLEPVADLVVVTRNSSPRAMPVAELAALAAEVFGEERVESAEEIPDAIELAVALAEEDVPGELSGVGVLVTGSVVTVADARRLLKR; encoded by the coding sequence GTGACCGACCGTACCGATTTCGCCGCCGCCGAGGCGGAGCTGAACGCCCGTGGTTTCACCCGCATGGTCTTCGAGCTGGACCGGATCGAGTCGCTGCTCGACCTGCTCGGCAGCCCGCAGCGGGCGTACCCCTCGATCCACCTGACCGGCACCAACGGCAAGACCTCCACCGCGCGGATGATCGACTCGCTGCTGCGGGCGTTCGGGCTGCACACCGGCCGCTACACCAGCCCGCACCTGGAGACCGTGCGGGAGCGGATCAGCCTGGACGGGGAGCCGGTCAGCGAGGAGCGGTTCGCGTCGGTCTACCAGGAGATCAAGCCGCTGGCCGAGTTGGTCGACGCGCGGTCGGACGAGCCGCTGACGTACTTCGACATGACCACGGCGCTGGCGTTCGCCACGTTCGCCGACGCGCCTGTCGACATCGCCGTCGTCGAGGTGGGACTCGGCGGCGCCGAGGACGCCACCAACGTGATCCAGGCCGGCGTCTGCGTGATCACCCCGATCGGGCTGGACCACACCGAGTGGCTCGGCGACACCCTCCAGGACATCGCGCTGGCCAAGGCCGGCATCATCCATCCGGGCGCCACGGTGATCGCGGCCGCTCAGGAGGAGGAGGCGGCGCGGCCACTTTTGGAACGCTGCGCCGAGGTCGGGGCCACCATCGCGCGGGAGGGCGGCGAGTTCGGCGTCCTGCGCCGGGCGGTCGCGGTCGGCGGCCAGGTGCTCAGCATCCAGGGCCTCGGCGGCGTGTACGACGACGTGTTCGTACCGCTGCACGGTGCCCACCAGGCGCAGAACGCCGCGGTGGCGCTCGCCGCCGTGGAGGCGTTCCTGGGTGCGGGGGCCCGCCGGCAGCTCGACATCGAGGCGGTTCGGGAGGGCTTCGCCTCGGCCAGTTCCCCCGGGCGGCTGGAGCGGGTCCGTAGCGCCCCGACCGTGCTGCTGGACGGCGCGCACAACCCGCACGGCATGGCCGCGACCGTCACCGCCCTGCAGGAGGAGTTCGCCTTCAGCAAGCTGGTGGCGGTGGTCGGCGTCCTCGCCGACAAGGACGCGGAGGCCCTGCTCGAGCTGCTGGAGCCGGTGGCCGACCTGGTGGTGGTCACCCGCAACAGCTCGCCACGGGCGATGCCGGTGGCGGAACTCGCCGCGCTGGCCGCCGAGGTGTTCGGCGAGGAGCGGGTGGAGTCGGCCGAGGAGATACCGGACGCGATCGAGCTCGCGGTGGCGCTGGCCGAGGAGGACGTCCCCGGGGAGCTCAGCGGTGTCGGGGTCCTCGTCACCGGGTCGGTGGTCACGGTCGCGGACGCCCGCCGGCTGCTGAAGCGATGA
- a CDS encoding DUF4233 domain-containing protein — translation MSGPERDPHATDEPTGQAGAGAPADQPVEEPVAGQPRRSGLRNPEAAVRGLGAGTLALEALVLLLAIQPVRVVGGDLSGAAIGAVVALAVAAVVLAGMMRRPWAWNAGTVLQGLLILGGLLHWSLFGLGIIFALVWAYALHVRRVILG, via the coding sequence ATGAGCGGTCCGGAGCGGGACCCGCACGCCACCGACGAACCGACCGGGCAGGCCGGGGCGGGCGCACCGGCCGACCAGCCGGTGGAGGAGCCCGTCGCGGGACAGCCGCGCCGCTCCGGGTTGCGCAACCCGGAGGCGGCGGTACGCGGCCTGGGCGCGGGGACCCTCGCCCTGGAGGCCCTGGTGCTGTTGCTGGCGATCCAGCCGGTACGAGTGGTCGGCGGTGACCTGAGCGGCGCCGCGATCGGTGCGGTGGTGGCACTGGCGGTGGCCGCCGTCGTGCTCGCCGGCATGATGCGGCGACCGTGGGCCTGGAACGCCGGCACCGTGCTCCAGGGCCTGCTGATCCTCGGTGGTCTGCTGCACTGGTCGCTGTTCGGGCTGGGCATCATCTTCGCCCTGGTCTGGGCGTACGCGCTGCACGTTCGTCGGGTCATCCTCGGCTGA